A section of the Procambarus clarkii isolate CNS0578487 chromosome 38, FALCON_Pclarkii_2.0, whole genome shotgun sequence genome encodes:
- the LOC123771886 gene encoding formylglycine-generating enzyme has product MSETKYWIMLFLGYGTINICLGNETFGTPQGNTNTSGSSCGCGSSGRTRSDGQVLQTDEIYYKTTEDYLTNQPRYKFGQAANVVDGSRRTIQMVEIPGGKFVMGTNDSRFHDDGETPVRWVEIDTFYMDVHEVSNADFEVFVKATSYETEAETAGESMVLERELSAITQSTIFEAVGGTPWWLPVKGASWDHPAGLDSNITSRMDHPVVHVSWNDAAAFCSWMGKRLPTEAEWERACRAGKHQRLYSWGNKFMPNNEYRANIWQGNFPKEDTGEDGCVGRCPVTSFPANGYGLHNMLGNVWEWTADWWGTRHSSPLHSNPLGPRTGETKVTKGGSYMCKQDTCYRYRCGARTNNVQDGSGGNVGFRCAADKLPDYLKN; this is encoded by the exons ATGTCAGAAACCAAATATTGGATCATGTTATTTCTGGGATATGGAACGATCAATATTTGCCTCGGAAATGAAACATTTGGAACACCACAGGGGAACACTAACACGTCAGGGAGTTCCTGTGGGTGTGGTTCCTCCGGCAGGACACGTTCCGATGGACAAGTTCTCCAAACTGATGAAATTTACTATAAGACCACAGAAGATTATCTGACCAACCAACCAAGATACAAGTTTGGCCAGGCGGCCAACGTTGTGGACGGCTCGAGACGGACCATTCAGATGGTGGAAATCCCCGGAGGCAAGTTTGTTATGGGCACCAATGACTCCAGATTCCATGATGATGGAGAAACCCCTGTCAGATGGGTGGAGATTGATACCTTCTATATGGATGTCCACGAGGTATCTAATGCAGACTTCGAGGTGTTTGTTAAGGCAACCAGCTACGAGACAGAA GCAGAGACGGCTGGCGAATCAATGGTGCTTGAGAGGGAGTTGTCAGCAATCACTCAGTCCACGATATTTGAAGCTGTTGGCGGTACCCCGTGGTGGCTGCCTGTGAAGGGGGCTTCGTGGGACCATCCTGCAGGCCTGGACTCCAATATCACAA GTCGTATGGACCATCCAGTTGTCCACGTGTCCTGGAACGATGCGGCAGCGTTCTGCTCCTGGATGGGCAAGAGACTCCCGACAGAGGCGGAGTGGGAGAGAGCTTGTAGAGCCGGCAAACACCAGAGGCTCTATTCTTGGGGCAATAAGTTTATGCCAAACAACGAATACAG GGCCAACATATGGCAGGGAAATTTCCCCAAGGAAGACACGGGAGAAGATGGCTGTGTTGGGCGGTGTCCGGTGACCAGCTTCCCGGCTAATGGTTACGGTCTACACAACATGTTGGGCAACGTCTGGGAGTGGACGGCTGACTGGTGGGGGACTCGTCACTCCTCACCTCTCCACAGTAACCCA CTGGGCCCGAGGACAGGAGAGACAAAGGTGACAAAGGGAGGCTCCTACATGTGTAAGCAAGACACTTGTTACAG GTACAGGTGCGGGGCGCGAACCAACAACGTTCAAGATGGCTCCGGCGGCAACGTTGGCTTCAGATGTGCTGCTGATAAACTCCCAGATTACCTCAAGAACTAG
- the LOC123771887 gene encoding formylglycine-generating enzyme, which yields MPFIKYWTLLVLGLGAVNQCVSNEHHRTPQDDNRFGSTSEHVGKAIADSLDSKSERRFVQAAKAVDGSRRTMQMVEIPGGKFVKGNNDSVLRAERDIAARWVEMDTFYMDVYAVSNAEFELFVEANSYTTEAEKFGESIGDESELSEEVKSTIYESFLEMTWQLPVKGADWRHPEGLDSNITGRMDYPVVHVSWNDAGAFCSWMGKRLPTEAEWERACKAGIHELIFSTGDKYMPNNQFRASMWQGTFPFEVTGEDGCAVNCPVTSHAPNGYGLHNMLGNVWEWTSDLFLESDYPGPYTNPGNVTFDELRVIKGEARRCKQNVGYRYSCADRDANTPDSSGSQIGFRCAADNLPDYLKT from the exons ATGCCATTTATCAAATATTGGACTTTATTAGTGCTTGGACTTGGAGCAGTCAATCAGTGTGTCAGTAATGAACACCACAGAACCCCACAAGATGATAACAGGTTTGGAAGTACATCTGAACACGTTGGTAAAGCCATAGCAGATTCTCTGGACAGTAAATCTGAGCGTAGATTTGTCCAAGCGGCCAAGGCTGTGGATGGGTCGAGACGTACCATGCAGATGGTGGAGATCCCTGGAGGGAAGTTTGTGAAGGGAAACAACGACTCTGTACTCCGTGCTGAGCGAGACATCGCCGCCAGATGGGTTGAGATGGATACCTTTTATATGGATGTCTACGCAGTGTCTAATGCTGAATTTGAACTGTTTGTCGAGGCAAATAGCTACACGACAGAg GCTGAGAAGTTTGGCGAATCGATTGGAGATGAGAGTGAGTTATCAGAAGAAGTCAAATCCACAATATATGAATCTTTTCTTGAGATGACGTGGCAACTCCCTGTGAAGGGAGCTGATTGGAGGCATCCTGAAGGGCTGGACTCAAATATCACAG GTCGTATGGACTATCCAGTTGTTCACGTGTCCTGGAACGATGCGGGAGCGTTCTGCTCCTGGATGGGCAAGAGACTCCCGACAGAGGCGGAGTGGGAGAGAGCCTGTAAAGCTGGAATACACGAATTGATATTTTCCACTGGCGACAAATATATGCCAAACAATCAGTTCAG GGCCAGCATGTGGCAGGGAACATTCCCCTTCGAAGTCACAGGAGAAGACGGCTGCGCGGTCAATTGTCCAGTGACATCACACGCGCCTAACGGTTACGGCCTCCACAATATGTTGGGCAACGTCTGGGAGTGGACGTCTGACTTGTTTCTGGAAAGCGATTATCCCGGTCCTTACACTAATCCG GGGAACGTGACGTTTGATGAGCTGAGAGTCATCAAGGGGGAAGCAAGGAGGTGTAAACAAAACGTCGGCTACAG ATATAGCTGCGCTGATAGGGATGCCAACACCCCAGACAGCTCCGGCAGCCAAATCGGCTTCAGATGTGCTGCTGATAATCTCCCAGATTACCTCAAGACATAA